The sequence agctgggctggatttgtTGGGATATCCAGGGTGAGCCACGTggattttcctcctcccagaatggattttcctttttctcataaaggattttccttctcccagaatggattttcctttttctcataaaggattttcctttttcccataaaGGATTTCACTCCTCCCATAAaggattttccttctcccaggaTTTGCTCATTCCCAGAATAGATTTCCTCCCCCCagaaggatttttccttttcctagaAGGATTTGCTCAGTCCCAgaataaattttgcttttcccgtaaaagattttccttttcccagaagGATTTCTCTCCTCCCAAAAAAcgtttttccttttcccataaCGGATTTCCCTCCTCCCAGGAtggattttccttctcccataaaagattttcctcctcccaggatggattttccttttcccataatttccctcttcccaaaagagatttttccttttcccataaAGAATTTCCCTCATCccaaaagagatttttccttttcccagaagGATTTCTCTCCTCCCATAAaggattttccttctcccaggaTTTTTTCACTCCCAGCCTGAGCAGGAGCAAATTCCCACAGATCCTGCCTGATTTTTGCTCCCAGGGATTTCCCCCTCTCCCAGGATGCCCAACCCCCTTCCCACCATCCCTTCTCCAGGATTTTTTCTGTCCCTACTCCCAGGTTACTCCAAGGAGGAGCTGAGCTTCTCCCAAGGCACAAATACccaaggaagaggaggatggagTGAGAATTCCAGAGGCTTCACCACAAGCTGGAATCCCCCACATTATCCCACATTTTGCTTCTTCAGCatgaaattcccaaaatttcatCTCCATGGGAATTCTCCAGGCAGTTCAGGCTCTCTCCAGtttctcaaggaaaaaattCCCAGCTCTGAGACCTCCAACTCCACCAAATCCAGGAGAATCCAGCaggattttcccattttaagGCGCAGGGAGCCTTTGGCACAGGGATTTATTCAGCttaagacacacaaaaaaaaaaaaaaaaaaaggcagcaaaaagcTCATTTCACACCAGATCATTCCCACAAGGCACAAGTGGCACCCCTGAGAGGGATCCTGGGATTTCCTGCTCcaaaaactgggggaaaagggCAACATCCCAGGGAAGGGGACAAGGATCCTGGAATtgcatcccaaaaatccttccTTGGCTGCTGATCTTATAAAGGAGTGGCTAAAGGATGGAGTTTGGTTTGGGAAGAGCAATTCCCAGGGGAAATGTGGATTCTGGAACTGGAATTTGAACAtccagcatcccaaaatccatcctggtCCTCCaagggagcagctgaaggatgGAATTTGGTTTGGGAAGGATGGAATTTAATCCTGGATTCAGATGGGAAATGGACCCTGGAATGTGAATTTGCACATCCaggatcccaaaatccatctTGATCATGCAAGAGGTTGAAGGATGAAATTTGGTTTGGAAAAGTCATTCCCAAATGGGAAATGGACCCTGGAATTTGAATTTGCACATccaggatcccaaaatccctcctgatCTCCCAAATGAGCAATTAAAGGATGGAATTTGGTTTGGTAAGAGCAATTCCCAGGGGGAATGTGGACCCTGGATCTCAAAAATCCCCCCTTGGCTGCTGATCTTCCAAGGGAACAGTTAAGGATGGGATTTGGTTTGGGAAGGATGGAATTTAATCCTGGATTCAGATGGGAAATGGAACTGGAATTTGAATTTGCACATccaggatcccaaaatccctcttGATCATCCAAGGAGTAATTAAAGGATGGATTTTGGTTTGGAAAGGTTTGGAAAAGCCATTCCCAAATGGGAAATGGACCCTGGAATTTGAACATCCAGGATCCCAAAAAAGCAACTAAAGGATGGAATTTGGCTTGGAAAAGCCATTCCAAAATGGGAAATGGACCCTGGAATTTGAATTTGCACATccaggatcccaaaatccctcctgatCATGCAAGTAAGAGGTTAAAAGATGGAATTTGGTTTGGAAAAGCCATTCCTCAATAGGAAATGGACCCTGGAATATGAATTTGGACATCCaggatcccaaaatccatcctgatCATCCAAGTAAGAGGTTAAAGGATGGAATTTGGTTTGGAAAAACCAAAGCCAATGGGAAATGGACCCTGGAATTTGAATTTGCATATccaggatcccaaaatccctcctgatCATTCAAGGAATAATTAAAGGATGGATTTTGGTTTGGGAAGAGCAATTCCCAGGGGAAATGTGAACCCTGGATCTTGAATTTGCACATCCaggatcccaaaaatccctcctgatctcccagaggagcagctaAAGGATGGAATTTGGCTTGGAAGAGCCATTCCACAATGGGAAATGAACCCTGGAATTTGAATTTGCACATCCaggatcccaaaatccaccctggtctcccaaaggagcagctgaaggatggaatttttttttaaaagccactcccagctggagcagggcacacagggaagCTTCCACCCTTCCCAGTTCATTCCAAGCAGAAAAACCAAACTCAGGGAATGaggagcagcttctccaggtgggatttttccctctccaggtgggattttccccctccaggtgggatttttgtCCCTCCTGgacagggatgagcagcagcttcttgccaagcccaggctgggaggtgcctttgggatttttcccaggattttggggactCTAAACtggaaacagcagctccagccccaccctgGGATCCCAGGAGAGCTCCtggaatgggatcagggattcagggaggaaaaatgggaatgaacTTCAGGAGGATGAAGGCTGGCCAGCTGCCACACCCCGTTAAAATGTACCTTTAGCAATTTAAACTGCAAGTATCAgttaaaaatcagcatttttgagagctgtttaaaaatggaattgagtttttccccctccccaccacacagagggattttgggatgttccCATTCCTTGTCCCCTCAAGTACCTTgacacccagagcaggaggcaggtAATTACCCCTGGGTAATTGAAGCCAATCTGGCCACAAAATCAAtgattttgggttttccttACACAGGAGGGAAGATCTGAGCCCTTTTTAAACAGCATTGCACCCAGCtgtaaaagcatttaaaaacccACCCAACTGCCtacatagaaaaataaaggataaaCATTATCCAgctattttatatttatataaaaattaacttctgtgccaggacttttttttgtttcttcgctgtaaaaataaaaaaaaaaattaaatgaaaaaaaaaaaaaagcagcttagGTTGGATAACCTAAACCTTCAGCAAGGAGTAAACTCCATCTTCTATCTCATTTATCAGAAAAAGAGCAGCTTGAAATTTCACTGCTGCAAAATAAagttattaaatatatatatattaatataaaagtCTGTATAAActcttctttttgttgttgtttaagGAAGGGGGCACTGAGTGACCAAGGGAGTcacaggggacactgagtgaccacaggagtcacaggggacactgagtgACCAAGAATCCATGGTGACATTCAGTgattgggaattcctggggacAGAGTGACCAGGAATCCATGAGGACACTCAGTGACCAGGAATCCCCAGAAAGCCTGGGGACAGACTGACTGGGaatccctggggacactcaggaattccaggggaCACTCAGTGACTGAGAATCACAGGGGACAGTgaccaggaattcctggggagCTCCACAGAAATccctggggacatttgggactCCCTGGGGACATTCAGTGACCGGGAATCCTTGGGGACATTCAGTGACTGGGAATCACAGGGGACACTCAGTgaccaggaattcctggggagCTCCATGGGAATCCCTGAGGACACTGAGTGACCATGGGAATCCCTGGGGGCACTCGGGGATCCCTGGGGGACACTCAGTGATCGGGAATCCCTGGGGGCACTCAGTGACCAAGCACCACAGGAACCCCAGACAGGGAGATGCACAGATGTGAACACAGCTGGCTGTGAGGAGATGCACAGATGTGaacacagctggctgcagggggAGTTCAGATGTGAACCCAGCAgaatccagctgtgctggctgcagggagctgcacagaCGTGATGAACCCAGCAgaatccagctgtgctggctgtgaggaGATGCACAGATGTGAACACAACTGGCTGTGAGGAGATGCACAGATGTGaacacagctggctgcagggagagtTCAGATGTGAATCCAGCAGaatccagctgggctggctgtgagGAGATGCACAGATGTGaacccagctggctgcagggagatgcACAGATGTGAACACAACTGGCTGTGAGGAGATGCACAGATGTGAACACAGCTGGTGCAGGGAAATGCACAgatgtgtcccagctgctgcagggaggcacAGGCACATCCCCACTCCATTCTCACGAGGATGGCTTTTTCTCCAGCCCGTGCTTGGTCAGGAAGTACTTGAAGAACTCATACACAGACCAGGCAATGGCCGTGGAGGGCATCTGGTAAATGACCCGAGCTTGCACCCCTTTGAAGAAAGCAGCAACCCCCCCCAGCTGGTAGACAGTGCTGAAGGCATTGGCCATGCCCGACAGGTGGCCCCTGATGTTGAGGGAGCTCAGGGCCGTGCTCTCCTGCGTGTTCAGCAGCGTCTTGCACACGTCCAGCGGCGTGGTGGCCGCGGCGGCCACGGCCCCGGCCAGGGCTCCGGCCACCACGTGGGAGCCGGGGCTGTAGCGGCGCCGGGGGTTGaggtgctcctgcagcagctcgtAGCTGATGAAGTGGATGGCCTGGAAGGGCACGTTCATGCTCAGCTGCGTGGTGTAGCTGCGGTAAAAGGCCGCCCAGCCCTCGCTCCTGCGCACCGCCCGCACGCAGCCCAGCACCGACGTGTAGGGAGAGTTGAAcatctgcagcctctgcttCACCACTGCTCGGGGACAGgcgtggggacagggacacggctCAGCTGGGGGgtctgctgggctggcacagcccccagagtcagccctgagctcccctgtACCAGCAAACCCGGCCcatgggctgcccagagcccccagaatagctggggacagctcagaATGAACCCCACTGCTCAGGCTTCGTTAATGACCCTTTGGCTTCATTAATGACACTTTATTTCTAATGAACCCCTCTGCTCAGGCTTCGTTAATGACCCTTTAGCTTCATTAATGATCCTTTAGTCCTAATGAACCCCActgctcagctggcacagcccccagagtcagccctgagctctcctgccccaggcagaACCAGTCCTCGAGCTGCCAGTGTCCCCAGAACAGCTGGGGACAGTTCAGAATGAGCCCCTCTGCTCAGGCTTCATTAATGACCCTTTGGCTTTATTAATGACCCTTTGGCTTCATTAATGACCCTTTATTTCTAATGAACCCCTCTGCTCAGGCTTCGTTAATGACCCTTTAGTCCTAATGAACCCCActgctcagctggcacagagtcagccctgagctccccttCGTGCCCAACAAacccagcccctgggctgcccagtgtccccagaacagctggggacagctcagaATGAACCCCACTGCTCAGGCTTCGTTAATGACCCTTTGGCTTCATTAATATGAACCCCTCTGCTCACACTTAATTAATAACCTTTCATTTCTAATGAACCCCTCTGCTCACTCTTAATTAATGACCCTTTAGTCCTAATGAACCCCCTCCTCAAGGTTAATTAATGACCCTTTTATTCTAATGAACCCTTCTGTTCCTGCTTAATGACCCTTTAATTCTAATGAACCCCTCTCCTCAGAGTTAATTAATGACACTTTAATTCTAATGAACCCCTCCCCTCCTCAGGCTTAATTGGTGGTTTTGGAGGTCTCTGAGCTGGGGGAGCCCTGGATTTCTTCTTATTCTTCCCATGGGATGGAGAAGAGCCAGGTGGGATTTATCCCTGGATTCCTCTGGCCAGGAAGGATTTATCCCTGGATTCGTCTGGCCAGGAGGGATTTATCCCTGGATTCACTTGGCCAGGAGGGATTTATCCCTGGATTCCAATAGCCATGAGTGATCTATCCCTGGATTTCTCTGGCACTGAAGGCCTGGgtgccccagcaggagcagcactccCCAGAATTGCAGGAATTACCTTCAGCAGGATTCATCACGGCGTCGTGGAGCAGCGTGGCCACACTCCCAGCGATGCCTGCAAGGCAAGAGCAGCCTTGAGGAAACAAAGCCTGGCTCAGAAGGCAGGGATTGGCCGGGCACTGCCATCCAGGGGATCCCATCCATGGGGATCCATCCAGGGGGATCCCATTCATGGGGAATCCCATCCATGGGGATCCCATTCATGGGGAATACCATCCATGGGGA is a genomic window of Oenanthe melanoleuca isolate GR-GAL-2019-014 chromosome 22, OMel1.0, whole genome shotgun sequence containing:
- the SLC25A37 gene encoding mitoferrin-1 isoform X1; translation: MELSCAMGGSTAAPPGPGPPAAAAGAGLMEGDDYESLGSGVALSTHMVAGAVAGIMEHTVMYPVDSVKTRMQSLQPDPKAQYRSVYEALRKMVQTEGLWRPLRGVNVTMLGAGPAHALYFACYEKMKKSLSEIFQSGGNSHLANGIAGSVATLLHDAVMNPAEVVKQRLQMFNSPYTSVLGCVRAVRRSEGWAAFYRSYTTQLSMNVPFQAIHFISYELLQEHLNPRRRYSPGSHVVAGALAGAVAAAATTPLDVCKTLLNTQESTALSSLNIRGHLSGMANAFSTVYQLGGVAAFFKGVQARVIYQMPSTAIAWSVYEFFKYFLTKHGLEKKPSS